The window AAAGACCGGTTGTACCAAAGTCCGGACCTTTGTATGTGAAGAGCACAACGCTCTCATGATTCACATAACAAAGGAGATACAATCATGTTTGGAAGAAAAACACGCTGGTTCATTCCGGTTATTCCCGTCGTTTTAGGTAGCATGATGGCCGTTGGCTGTCATCACCGTCCATCCACCCCGGAAGAACGTGCCGACTGGATCACCGATAAAATCTCGGATGAGCTCGATCTGACGAAGGATCAGGAAGTGAAAGTGAAGGCCATTGTCCTGAACGTGCAGTCACAGGTGCCCGATCTGAAAAAGGCGCGCATGGATGCCTGGTCCGAATTGTACAGCCAGGTTCAGGCCGATAAAGTGGATGCCACCCGTCTGACCGACAACCTGAATGCCCGCCGCGATGAGATGAGCAAGGCCATTCCGGCCATCAGTCAGGGATTTGCCGATTTGTATGCCATTCTCACACCAGAGCAGCGTGCAGACCTGAAAAAATCCATGGAAAAAATCAACCGCCGGCTGACCGACTAAGCCAGATGACAGACTGGTTTCCGGATCGCCCGGTGACCGGTCTGTCGTTTTTTGCAAACGGTTTTGGAAGTATCTTGCCACCACGATGAAAACCATTCTGATCATTGATGACGATGCCAAACTGAACCAGTTGCTGACCGGTTACCTCACCGGATTCGGCTTCTCGGTTGAGTCGGCCACCGATCCGGCAGACGGATTGAAACAACTGGTCCGGATCCAGCCGGATCTGGTCATTCTGGATGTGATGCTGCCGGGCATGGATGGATTCGAGGTGTGCAAAACCATCCGGAAAACCTCTGCGGTTCCGGTCATCATGCTGACGGCCCGCGGGGATGTGACCGACCGGATTGTAGGACTCGAAATCGGGGCCGATGATTACCTTCCCAAACCATTTGAACCCCGTGAACTGGTGGCCCGCATTCAAACGGTGCTACGCAGACAAACCCCCGCCGCCAATGGGTCCGACCTGCTTCAGTCCGGCTCGCTCACCGTCGATGTCGGGCGCCGTGAAGCCCGGTTGAATGACCAGCTTCTCGATCTGACCACCGCCGAACTGGACCTGCTCATTCTGCTGATGAAGCAACCCGGAAAAGTGTTCAGCCGGGACGATCTGCTCGAGAACCTCCGCGGATTTGAATGGGATGCCACCAACCGCACCATGGATATTCTCGTCAGTCGGCTGAGAACCAAGCTGGAGGACGATCCGAAATCGCCCACCTGGATCCGGACGGTCTGGGGAACAGGGTATCAGTTTCTGCCGGCCCGATCCGCATGAGAACGGCTCATCGCCCCTTTCACTCACCGCTGAACCGCATTCAGCGATCGGTTTTCATGAAACTCACGCTGATTTTGCTGGTGGCGGCTGCGCTGGTCCTGTTCATTCTGGTGGGGTTCTTCCGGGCCTTGTGGGTGGAATCCACTGAACCTCCCTGGAAAAGTCATGCACTCGCCTACGTGGGTTATGTGGTGCGTGACATTGGGTCGCCACCCGACAGCCTGAAAATCAGACAGTTGAGCCGTGATCTGAAGATGGAAATTCTGGTGGTGTCGACAGACGCTGCTGGCTCGTTTCAGTCTGGTGCCTTCCCGGTGGAGGCCCTGGCCGATGAACCCGACTGGCAGCGTCAGTCCGGGGCACTCCGTTACGGCGAGTGGAATCGTGAATTCCTGATTGGCTATCAGCTTGGCGCGTATCAGTACTGGTTTGCCCCCGTCGATCAGAAACTGTTCAAACCCGATTGGGTGCGGTTGTTCCTGCTGCTGCTGGCCTTGTTGGCGGTTCTGGCTGGTATTTTCATCGCCATCCGGCGGATTTTAAGACCGGTCTCCGTTCTGGTGGATGGAATCAGGAAAATCAGTGCGGGCAATCTGGATGTGAGCTTCCGGTCACGTTCCGACGAATTTGGCGTGATCAGCCAGACTCTGACCGATCTGACGACCGCCGTAAAGGAACGGCTGAAGGCCCGCGATCAGTTATTGCTCGATGTCAGTCATGAACTGCGCTCGCCGCTGACCCGGATGAAGGTGGCGCTTGAACTTCCTGACCGGTCAGCCCTGGTGTCTTCGGTATCTGCCGACATCCGGGAACTGGAAGGGATGATTACTGAGATTCTGGAAACCGAACGGCTCCGCAGTCCGCATGGCGGATTGAGAAAACAGTCGCTGAGGATGGATCATCTGCTGTCGGCCCTGGCTCTGGAGGCGGGTCCGCGGGTTCGCTTTGAGCAGGTGGAATCAGACCGGGATCCGGTACTTCAGGCGGATGAGGAGCGGTTGAGACAGGTATTCCGGAACCTGGTGGAAAACGGTCTGAAATATGGCAGGAGTGATGTGGTGATCCGTCTGACCGGACAAGCAGATGGCTGGATGGTCACCATTACCGATGATGGGGAAGGAATCCGGCCGGAGGACCTGCCCTATGTGTTTGAACCTTTCTACCGGGCCGATAAAAGCCGCACCCGATCCACGGGCGGATTCGGGTTGGGGTTGTCATTGTGCCAGACCATTGTGACCGCTCATGGTGGCACGATCCGGGTGGAATCGGAACCGGGAAGCACCACGTTTTCGGTCTGGTTGCCGGTGGCGTGATCAGCCGGTGAACCGGCTCCCGAGTTCATTGGCCTGTCTTTCGGGGAATCCGTCGTAATAGCCCGTCCAGTACTGACCGGTGCGGTTATAAACCCACCGGCCGTAGAGATTCCGCACGGAAGAAGGAATACCGACGATGAGCAGATAGAACGGGCCCAGCCAGCGTGACTGAACCGAGTGTCCCCATTCATGCTGCCGGTTGGTGACCCGGTTGGGAATGCCCATGTAGCGGTCATCCTGCCAGAAAATAAACGATCCCAGCGAGACGGAAAATCCGGTTACCTTAAGCAGCAGCCGGTTGCCCGACCGGACTACCGATTCCTGTTTCGGGCGTGTGACCAGCCACAGGATGAGGCCGGCCAGGTTCTGAGGCAATTCCCATATCACAAAAAAAAGCGTACTCATGAGGCGTTCCCGGAGTGGGTCCGGTCGGTCAGATTGTAGACAAGAATGCCGGAAATGGCAATGGCACCGCCGGCATAGACATACAGATCGAGCGTTTCTCCGCCGAGAAAGTATCCCACAAACACGGCCACGACTGGTGTGATGAAGGCCGACAGGGACAACGTGACCGCCTGAACCCGAGACAGCAGCCACCAGTAAATGGTAAAGACGAGCACACTTCCCACCACCGTCAGATACAGGGTGGAGATCAGTCCGGATGCAGAAAAATGCACAGTGGTCCAGGATTCGGTCAGCAGACTCCAGATAAGAAGCAATCCGCCGCCGATGGCCATGGAGAGAAAATTCAGCATGATGGGAGAGATCCGGGTGGCCCACTGCCTGATCGTGATGAGGTTAACGGCCTGAATCAGCGAGCTGAGCAGAATGAGCGACATGCCGCCCAGATAGGTCCAGTCGAAACCGGTGAGTTTCCGGCCGAAAATCAGAACAATGCCCGCGAACCCCAGAATGAGCGCAAGAACCTTCGAAGGCGTCATCCGGGTTTCCTTCAGAATGAGCGCATTGCCGATGGCGACCCAGAATGGATAGGTGGTGAACAGGATGCTGGCCAGTGCGCTGGGAATGTACTGCTGCCCAAGGTAAACCACACCGTAGGCCAGACCAAATCCGAGAACGCCCAGCGACCAGACGGCCTTCCATTCGGAGCGGGAAGTGGGAAAGGGAGTCTTTCTGACGAGCAGAATGCCAGCAAAGATCACCGAGGCAAGCAGGAACCGGATGGCGCTTCCCAACAGGGGAGGAAAGGCATCATAGCCCCACTTGATGGCCAGCCAGGTGGATCCCCAGATCAGACAGATGGCAACAAAGCCCAAAGGAATGAGAAGACGGTCTGTTTTCATGAAAAGGCATAAAGGTACGGTTACCGGCCACCACTGTAAACGATCGGGTTTCATTTCCTTTTACCGGGACCGTCTGCTATCTTTTCGGCATTGGGAGGAACCATCATGCTGGTACATGAAATTCATGCGTTTACCGCTCCGGGCTTTCTGGGAAATCCGGCCGGAGTGAGTCTGATTCCGCCAGGACTTCCCGACCGGGATCTGCAATCGGTCGCCCATCAGATGGGTCTGTCAGAGACGGCTTTTCTCATTCCGGAAGGACCGAACCGGTTTCACTTAAGATGGTTCACGCCGACTACCGAAGTGGCCTTGTGCGGTCATGCGACCCTTGCCTCGGCTCACTTGTTGTGGGAGTCGGGGAACGCCTCGCGGCAGGAACCGATTGAATTTATGACATTGAGCGGATTGCTGGTCACCCGTCCGGAAGGGCCGGTGATTCTGATGGATTTTCCTGCTAAGCCGCCCGTGTTCACGTCTCTGTTCGATGAGCTGATCTCAGGTCTCGGGATAAAGCCCGTTTTCACCGGCCGCAGTGTGTTTGATCTGATGGTGGTGGTGAGAACGGAAGAGGAAGTGCGCCGGTTTGTTCCCGATCTGGAAGCCATCCGGCAGTCGGGAGTGAGAGGATTGATTCTGACCGCTCCATCCGGTTCGGCCGATTACGATTTTGTCAGCCGGTTTTTTGCTCCGGCGGCCGGTGTGGATGAAGATCCGGTTACCGGCAGTGCCCATTGCACGCTGGGTCCGTACTGGATGACGCTTCTGGCGAAAAATCCGGTGACGGGTTTGCAGGTATCCGGGCGTGGCGGGGTGGTGAAAGTCCGCATTCACGGTGACCGGGTCGATCTGATCGGGTCGGCGGTTACTGCCGGTCAGCGGGACATCGAACCAAAAGCCGTTTAATCAGAGTAAACCGGATCAACCATGCATGAATTGTCGCTGGCTCAGGATATCGCCCAACTGGTTCTGGACCACATTCCGGCCGGTTCGGCTGCGGGGGTGAGGGAAATCAGACTGACGGTGAATGAACACGGAAATATTCTGGTTCCCTCGCTGGAGTTTTGCTTCGAGGCCATCCGCGGGGAATATGGACTGATCAACAGCCGGTTGGTTATCCGGATGGAGCCGGTTCAGGTAACCTGTGTGCGGTGCGGGGCGGTTTCCCGGGTCAGAATCGTTTATGAATGCACGGCCTGCGGCAGTCAGGAGGTGCAGGCTGGTCAGGCAGACGATTTACGGGTGACCGATATTCTGCTGGATGACTGATCAGACCTCGCCGGTCCAGTTCTGGTCGTGGGTTTTGAATGCCTGCCGGATTTGAGAAACCACTTCATTGGGAAGCGGACCTTTTTCGATGGCAGCCAGGTTGGCCATCAGATTGACCGGATTGGTGGTTCCGGCGATGCAGGAAGAAATTCCCGTGTGGAAAGCCGTGAACCGCAAAGCGGTTTCGGTCCACTGTGAGCCAAAATCCAGCCCCATGGCCTTCATCCGCAGCCAGTAGGTTTCTGCGTAGGCACCAACCGGTTGGTCGGTGTATTTCCACGGAATGTTTCCGAGCGGTCGTTTCGCGATATAGCCCTTTCCGTTTTTTACGGCACCGGGAATCACCTCATCAATCACCCGCTGATCGAACACATTCACCGAGGATTGCAATCCGCCCAGAACCGCGGATTCAGCTGCAAACCGCAGAGCCTCGTTTTCTCCCGAGTAAGCGGCCACTCTGATTTTTCCCTGCTGACGGGCCTGATCGAGGGCATGAAGCACCTCGCCGCGCTGCAGCACCTCAATGGGGCAGGAATGCAGATGAACAATGTCGATGTAATCGGTTCGCATAAGCGCCATGGCCTCATGAATGCCGGCCAGAATGATGTCGTACGACCAGTCGGCCAGACCATGGATTCCATATCCGACCTTGGTGGAAAGGATGAGATCCTTGCGGCGCCAGCTCAGGTGCCGCCCGATCCGCCGTTCGGACTCTCCATAGCCGCGGGCGGTATCGAAAAGAGTAATTCCTGCATCGGCGGCCTGGTTCACGATGGAACCGACATGGTCTTCACTGAGTGAGCCATCGCCGATTTCACCTGCACCAAAGCCGAGAACCGAAACGGTAAAGCCTGCTGATCCGAACAAATTGTATATCATGTTTTACTCGATAATGGCCATTTTACCAATGGCGCTGGTTCCTTTTCCCGTGTCACGGATGGCGACCAGGTAAAAACCCGATCCGAGAGGCCTGCCCTGATCATCCAACCCGTCCCAACGGATGGTTCCCGAGCCGGCTGAAGGGATCCGTCTGAAAACGGTGCCATCGAGACCAAGGATCATCACATCGGAGTTGGCGCTGGCTCCGCTGATCCAGACCGAGGAATGTTTTCCGCGGATAAACGGATTCGGATAAATGGTGGGTCCGGTCGGTTTGTCTTCAGGCTGAAGAACGCCCGTTGACAGCACCGAGAGGCCGCGGTCGGTTAAACAGATCATTTCCCCGGTGGATCCGCGATAAAACAAACGGGAAATGCTGTTGCTCAGCAGCGGACTGTTGCCGGTATGATACATGGCCTCGACCTGATCGCCATCGGGTGACAGGACGGTCAGACCACCAACCAGGCTCAGCCATTTCCGGCCGGAAGCATCGATGGCCACAGCCCGGACGGACTGACCCTGAACTGCATAAACCGGCTGAGAATCGATGGGACCGCTCTGGCTGGTGAGGTAGTTTGCCCCGTACAACACAGAGAGACCGCCGGGAGTGGCAATCCAGGCCGATCCGTTGCCATCGAAAGCAATGTCATTGATGATGGTGGATGGAAGTGACCCGGACCCTGACCGGGTGGTAAGCAATTTCCATTGATCATCCGAGGTTTTCGCCGGTGTCCCCTTCGGATCCAGAACGTACAGTCCGACCGAGGGTTGACTCTGAGCATCCCAGACTTCGAACCAATGGAGTCCGGAAGGATCGACCCAGTGTTTCGAAAAGTCATAGGCCGGATTTCCCGGATACCGGAGAGAGGTGACGGCAGACCAGTCCTGACCAGCCGGTTTGACTTTCAGGGGATACTGATCGGCGGTAAATGCGTTCAACATCCAGAGATTTCCGGCTGCATCACGGTTGATATCGAGCACCACCACGTAATTGGGGTCGCCCGCAATACCAGACAATCCGGAATTCTGACTGCCGTACACCCCGACCGAATCACGTGACCACACACTGATGACTCCGCTTCCCCAGGTTCCGATGAGGACCCGGTTGCCATCGGTTTCCATGCCGAGGTACCCGGCATTTCCCCTGATGGCGGGAAAAGTCGCCTGATCGACGGTAAAGAATCCCGATCCATCATTGAGCGTGATACTGGTTCCAAATTTTCCTGCAGACCCGCCAAACCACCCTCCATCATCAACCAGATCATGAAAGGAGTTGAATCCGATCCCGTTCAGATAAAGCGGGGTAAGTCCGGAACCGGTTACGGAAAAGAGCCCGGTGCTGGCTCTGAACAGGTAAAGGGAATCCCGCTGAGAGATCAGGAATTCACCGTTCGAAAAGGCGTGATGGGTTACGATGGACCGATCGGGCAGAAGACGGGTCAGTCCGGCCGAATTGAGAATGACCAGAGATCCGTCTGGTAAACGGGCTGCATCACGACCGGTTTTCCCTGCCAGCCGGGTATCGGTTGCCCACGACGGAATGGAATGCACACCCGATCTGATGATACCGGTTCCCTGCGGTGAAAGGGCAACCAGCAGGGTATCCCAACTCATCAACCGGACCACATCCTGGTTATTCAGCTGAGAAACCGCGGTCCATGAGTCGGGGTTTTTAAGGTTCGGGTTGGTTTCGGGGGTAAAGAACAATCCCTGCGAGGTGGCTACCCACAGCAGTCCGTTGCGACGCAGAAAATCACGGCCTTCAAAAGAGCTGATCAGACGGATCCGGGACACATCAATGATGAAGAGCCGGGTGGTGAGCCGGTAGGTGACGAATCCAAATCCGGTACCGATGTAGAGCATGTCTCCGTCGATGACCAGCCGCGTGATCTGCTTCTTTTCATACACGGTGGACATTCTGATGTCTGAGACCACGCGTTTTGCGCCGGATTGCGGGGAAAAGAACAGCAGATCGCCATTCTGGAATCCGGCAATCACTTCCTGACGAAGCGAATCCCAGGCGAGAGCAGTGATGCCGGTGCTGTTGAGACCTTCTGTTCCGCTCAGGAACGAAATCTGTCCGGGATCCCCGTTTTTTAAAATCACCAATCCGGCTTCGGTTCCCAGAATCAGGTCCGGACCGGCCATGACCCCTGAGGTGGCAGCATAGGGAGAAAAGGTATTTGACCAGGTACCAAATTGTGCGAAGAGAGGCAGGGCAGGAAAAAGCCCCGAAAGGGCCAACAGAAGAAAGCGATTCATTTACGTTCCAGTTTACTGAAGGAATCGGCCATTTCCATGGCTGTCAATGCCGACTCTCCCCCTTTGTTCATGCGTTTGCGGTCGGCCCGTTCCCAGGCCTGTTCGTCATTGTTGGTGGTCAGTACCCCAAAAATGACCGGGATACCGGTTTCGATAGCCACCTGCATGATTCCGGACGCACAGGAACCAGCCACAAAATCGAAATGAGGGGTGTCGCCCTTCACCACGGCTCCGAGACAGATCACCGCATCGACCTCCGTTTCATCAATCACTTTAAAGGCCAGCATGGGAATTTCAAAGGCCCCGGGACATCGGTGGATGGTGACCGAATCGGGTGTGACCCCATGGGCGGCCAGGGTTTCCGTGGCCCCGGCAATTAACTCTTCACAAAGGTCGTTGTTAAACCGTGAAGCGACGATTGCAAATTTTTTACCCTTGACCGATAAGGGGACCGGCTGCAGTTTGAAAGTAGACATCAGTTTTCCAGAGCATTTAGGAGATTTCTCAAATCCTGACCTTCCAGATAGTACCGTCCGATGGCCCGGTCTTCCGATTTTTCAATGCCATGAAAATCGGCGCCACCCGAAATAATCAGACGATTCTTCTGGGCATAATCGCGCCAGATTTTGGCGTATTTCAGTTTGTTCATGGGATGGATCACCTCGATTCCATCCAATCCGGTTTCCACCAGTTCATTGACGTCATCGGGGGAAAAATGGTCGGTCGGGTGCGCCAGAATGGCCTTTCCGCCCAGCGAGTGAATCAGGGCAATCACCCGCTCGGAAGACCATTGGTGCTTTCGGATGTAAAGAGGTTTTCCGGGACTCAGATACTGCCGGAAACCATCCTGAACCGTGCGGACCAGGCCGTGTTTGATAAGGATGGCGGCAATGTGAGGTCTTCCGATACTGGGGTTGGTGTACAGTTCACCCAGGGTGTCAAGATCGGGATGTACGCCGAGTTCATGCATTTTCTTCACGATGGATTCGGCGCGGGTTTTCCGGCCCGACAGGATTTCATGCTCATAGGCACGCAGGTCCGGACTGGCGGTGTCGATATTCAGACCGATGATGTGGCATTCGGGAAAGGACCGGAACTGTGTGGAAAACTCCAGTCCCGTGATGAGGTTGATTCCCAGTTCGGGAGCAAGAACTTTTAACTCACCATACGCACCGGCATTGTCATGGTCGGTGACGGAGAGATGCGTGAATTTTTTCTGCTTATATTTTAAAAGAAGCTGTTCCGGGGTTAACCGGCCGTCGGAATGGATGGTATGGTTGTGAAAACTTCCACGGATCATCCGAAAAGCTCACGGAACCGGTTGTAGTCCAGAATGACAATCTTGTTGCCATCCCGGCTGATATGTCCTTCTTCGGTGAACATGTGAAGCACACGGGAAATGGTTTCGCGCGAGGTTCCTGCCATGTTGGCCAGATCCTGCTGAAGGGGGACATTCTGTAATTCGACCCGTCCCTGATGCATGATGCCGATATCATCGGCCAGCCGGAGCAGTGTATTTCCCACACGGCCGGTGGCATCGCCCAGTGAGAGCGATTTAATCTGACTATCCGATTTCCGCAGACGGACGGCCAGTTCGCGCAGAAGGGCGATGGGAACATCGGAATATTTATACAAGACATCCATGAAATCACGGCCATCCATCACGGCCAGTTCGGAATCATTGATGCAGACGGCGTTGGCAGATCGGGCGAATCCGTCAATGACGGCCATCTCTCCAAAGAAATCATAATCGCCAAGAATGGACAGAATCACCTCGCGGCCATCTTCGCTCAGCCGGGAGATCTTTACCTTTCCATTGACGATAAAAAAGACATTCGTGGCTTCCTCTTCCTCTATCAGCAGAATACTTTCCTTTTTGTACTGCTTGACCGTGACCATTGGTAGAATTCCACGCAGGTCCTCGTCCTTCAGATCGGAGAAAATCGAAAAATTCCGCAGCTGATCGATGGTTAACATGGGTTGCCCGTTTTTAAGTGTATAAGAATATACGGACTGAACATATATATTTCAATGGATTCCGGTTTAATCGGCAGGTGATTTACCATTTTCCGATGCAGAGACGACCATCCAGATCAGTGAGAGTTGCAGGGCCACCAGAGCACCGGCAGACAGCTGATCATACCGTCGGGTTCGGTCCAGTGAACGGTCCGACAGGGTTTGCCGGTAAGTCGCATAGTGGTCGTTGGCCACTTCTTTCAGAAGAACGGCAGTCAGCCCCGAAAGAACGGCCGATCCGGCCGCCACCCAGAAGGTCCGGGTTTCTGGTGTGAAACGGGGGTCGGTGGCCGTTCGCTCCACAACCAGCGAATCGGCAGACTGAGGCTGAAAACCGGTGGAATCGGGCAATCCCTGCAGAAACAGGGTAAGAAACAGCGTGATCATGGTGCTTCCTTTAACACAATCCATTCCTGGCTGGACAGTTGTACCACCCGGTACCGGCCGGCAGGAATAACCGGCGACACCGGGCGTCCGGGTAACTGAACCTTGTGGCGTGAACCCGGTTTCTGGTCATCGGTAACGATCAGAAACGGTCCGGTTCCGGAAAGGATCAGACCGGTGGTTGTAACCGTAACGGGCTCCACCGAAGGGTCGGTGCCGGCGATCCGCGTCAGTTCCCAGGTATGGAGATTCAGCCGGATAATGGCACCCGATGGATTAATACCCGTCAGATAAGAACCCGAACGGATGAGACGGCCGGAGGGCAGGGCGGCGTGACCGGGCGATTTCACCGGCTTTGCTGACCCGACGACAATTCCGATCCGGTTCCCGGGACCAGAATAGACAAGGGTATCACCCGACTGCCACAAAACCTGTTCAATGGTATCCGGCAGCTGAGTGGTCAGAACCGACCGGCCGGTTTCACGGTTGATCCGGCAAACCTTTCCGAGCCGGGTAATTGCTGTCAGAGCGGTGCTGTCGGGAAGTCCGGCCCAGACCCACCGGTCGGGAGGGGAAATCCAGGTTCTCCACAAGGTTTTCAAGGTTTGTTTGTCAATGGCCGTTAACCGCTGATCGTCACTGAACAGCACGATCATTTTTGTATCCTGACAGGCTGGCGAGACCGGCACGGGCAACTCCGCTTTTCCCGTGATGCGGCCGGTTCTGAGATCGACCGAGGCTACCCACCCGGTACCGTTTTTGGCGCCGGCACCCCACCAGACCGGGCCATCCATCAACCCGGGATGGTCCATCGATCCGGGTAATCTTAACTCACTGCCAAAGGACAGGTCGCTGGTATCAAGAACAACCAGTCGTCCCCGGGTGGTGGGAATCAGCCATCCGCCGGGAATCATCCAGGGTGAACCGGCCAGATAACCGGTGGTGGATCCGATCGGGTCGGGAATGGTGTCAGAGTCCATTCCGGTCCGATCCGCTCCGTTGAACGGAACCGGTTCGTACCCGTTGGTCCAGTTTACCTGCAGGGTCGAGCAGCCGGTCAGCATCAGACCGAGAAAAAGCAGAGTCGTTTTCAAAAATCCCATCCGAAGAAAAACTGATGAAACCACGAACCGGAAAGGTTGGCGGGATCGCCTGACCAGGTTTTCCCGGTATCGTACCGGAGGGTAAGCGCTCCGCCAAGCCCCAGGCGGATTCCCCCACCGAAACTGCCGATGGTGCCGGGATACGTGTCGTCCCAGGCATTGCCCGCATCGGCAAACAAGGCCCCGCGGAACCACGGAAGATTGATGTCGGCCATGGGTAAGCGAAGGCCCAGATTATCGAGCAGCGGAAACCGGAGTTCCTGATTGGTCTGCCAGAGTTTCCGGCCGCGGATGCTGTAATTCGGGTAACCGCGGATATCCCACGATCCGATCATGAAATACCGCCGGGCCTCCTGTCCGTCATTCATGCGGAACTGTAACCGGCTGGACCAGTTGCTCCGGTCGCTCAGCCTGAGGTAATAACGGTGATCGGCCAGAATGGAGTAATAATTCACCCGGTTGTACCTGAAATCGGTGGTGTAACCCAGCGACAGTCCGTACCGGTAGCCATCAAGGGGACCGGTGTAGGCCCATAATGAATTGTCATAGACATAGCCGATGGAATTGGATATGAGCCAGGCTTCGCGTTGGGTCTGCCCGGATTCAAGATAGAGTCCGCCTCCGAACAGCGTCGGGTAGCCGATGCTTTCCTTCCGCGACCAGGCAAGGGTCACCGAGCTTTCCACCCGGTCGAAACGGGAAAGGGGCCAGGAAAAGGAATAAAACCCTCCGATGAGCCGCTCCCGGAAAAACACATCGGGGTCCTCCAGATCATACCGCCGACCCTGAAAATGAAAACCCCCGTAAGCCACATTTAACCGGCGGTCACGGGTAACCCGCGCCACCGATATGTTGATGTTTTCGAGCAGTTCACTCAGTGTTTCCGCGTTGTTGTACATCATCAGATAAAACCGGTCATCTCCCAGCATGTCACCGAAGGCAAGGGCCACTCCTCCCATGGTTCCAAGCAGGGGCTCTGTATAAATTGCTCCCTGTGCCACTTCTAGACTGTAGGTCTTTTCATAGGCCGCCACCGGACCTGACCGATCCACCTGAAGGGGAGTTGGTTTCCAGGTGTCT of the Bacteroidota bacterium genome contains:
- a CDS encoding response regulator transcription factor, whose protein sequence is MKTILIIDDDAKLNQLLTGYLTGFGFSVESATDPADGLKQLVRIQPDLVILDVMLPGMDGFEVCKTIRKTSAVPVIMLTARGDVTDRIVGLEIGADDYLPKPFEPRELVARIQTVLRRQTPAANGSDLLQSGSLTVDVGRREARLNDQLLDLTTAELDLLILLMKQPGKVFSRDDLLENLRGFEWDATNRTMDILVSRLRTKLEDDPKSPTWIRTVWGTGYQFLPARSA
- a CDS encoding hydrogenase maturation nickel metallochaperone HypA; the protein is MHELSLAQDIAQLVLDHIPAGSAAGVREIRLTVNEHGNILVPSLEFCFEAIRGEYGLINSRLVIRMEPVQVTCVRCGAVSRVRIVYECTACGSQEVQAGQADDLRVTDILLDD
- a CDS encoding Spy/CpxP family protein refolding chaperone; amino-acid sequence: MFGRKTRWFIPVIPVVLGSMMAVGCHHRPSTPEERADWITDKISDELDLTKDQEVKVKAIVLNVQSQVPDLKKARMDAWSELYSQVQADKVDATRLTDNLNARRDEMSKAIPAISQGFADLYAILTPEQRADLKKSMEKINRRLTD
- a CDS encoding PHP domain-containing protein, translating into MIRGSFHNHTIHSDGRLTPEQLLLKYKQKKFTHLSVTDHDNAGAYGELKVLAPELGINLITGLEFSTQFRSFPECHIIGLNIDTASPDLRAYEHEILSGRKTRAESIVKKMHELGVHPDLDTLGELYTNPSIGRPHIAAILIKHGLVRTVQDGFRQYLSPGKPLYIRKHQWSSERVIALIHSLGGKAILAHPTDHFSPDDVNELVETGLDGIEVIHPMNKLKYAKIWRDYAQKNRLIISGGADFHGIEKSEDRAIGRYYLEGQDLRNLLNALEN
- a CDS encoding 6,7-dimethyl-8-ribityllumazine synthase, with amino-acid sequence MSTFKLQPVPLSVKGKKFAIVASRFNNDLCEELIAGATETLAAHGVTPDSVTIHRCPGAFEIPMLAFKVIDETEVDAVICLGAVVKGDTPHFDFVAGSCASGIMQVAIETGIPVIFGVLTTNNDEQAWERADRKRMNKGGESALTAMEMADSFSKLERK
- a CDS encoding EamA family transporter produces the protein MKTDRLLIPLGFVAICLIWGSTWLAIKWGYDAFPPLLGSAIRFLLASVIFAGILLVRKTPFPTSRSEWKAVWSLGVLGFGLAYGVVYLGQQYIPSALASILFTTYPFWVAIGNALILKETRMTPSKVLALILGFAGIVLIFGRKLTGFDWTYLGGMSLILLSSLIQAVNLITIRQWATRISPIMLNFLSMAIGGGLLLIWSLLTESWTTVHFSASGLISTLYLTVVGSVLVFTIYWWLLSRVQAVTLSLSAFITPVVAVFVGYFLGGETLDLYVYAGGAIAISGILVYNLTDRTHSGNAS
- a CDS encoding aldo/keto reductase; its protein translation is MIYNLFGSAGFTVSVLGFGAGEIGDGSLSEDHVGSIVNQAADAGITLFDTARGYGESERRIGRHLSWRRKDLILSTKVGYGIHGLADWSYDIILAGIHEAMALMRTDYIDIVHLHSCPIEVLQRGEVLHALDQARQQGKIRVAAYSGENEALRFAAESAVLGGLQSSVNVFDQRVIDEVIPGAVKNGKGYIAKRPLGNIPWKYTDQPVGAYAETYWLRMKAMGLDFGSQWTETALRFTAFHTGISSCIAGTTNPVNLMANLAAIEKGPLPNEVVSQIRQAFKTHDQNWTGEV
- a CDS encoding Crp/Fnr family transcriptional regulator; the encoded protein is MLTIDQLRNFSIFSDLKDEDLRGILPMVTVKQYKKESILLIEEEEATNVFFIVNGKVKISRLSEDGREVILSILGDYDFFGEMAVIDGFARSANAVCINDSELAVMDGRDFMDVLYKYSDVPIALLRELAVRLRKSDSQIKSLSLGDATGRVGNTLLRLADDIGIMHQGRVELQNVPLQQDLANMAGTSRETISRVLHMFTEEGHISRDGNKIVILDYNRFRELFG
- a CDS encoding HAMP domain-containing histidine kinase — translated: MRTAHRPFHSPLNRIQRSVFMKLTLILLVAAALVLFILVGFFRALWVESTEPPWKSHALAYVGYVVRDIGSPPDSLKIRQLSRDLKMEILVVSTDAAGSFQSGAFPVEALADEPDWQRQSGALRYGEWNREFLIGYQLGAYQYWFAPVDQKLFKPDWVRLFLLLLALLAVLAGIFIAIRRILRPVSVLVDGIRKISAGNLDVSFRSRSDEFGVISQTLTDLTTAVKERLKARDQLLLDVSHELRSPLTRMKVALELPDRSALVSSVSADIRELEGMITEILETERLRSPHGGLRKQSLRMDHLLSALALEAGPRVRFEQVESDRDPVLQADEERLRQVFRNLVENGLKYGRSDVVIRLTGQADGWMVTITDDGEGIRPEDLPYVFEPFYRADKSRTRSTGGFGLGLSLCQTIVTAHGGTIRVESEPGSTTFSVWLPVA
- a CDS encoding PhzF family phenazine biosynthesis protein, which codes for MLVHEIHAFTAPGFLGNPAGVSLIPPGLPDRDLQSVAHQMGLSETAFLIPEGPNRFHLRWFTPTTEVALCGHATLASAHLLWESGNASRQEPIEFMTLSGLLVTRPEGPVILMDFPAKPPVFTSLFDELISGLGIKPVFTGRSVFDLMVVVRTEEEVRRFVPDLEAIRQSGVRGLILTAPSGSADYDFVSRFFAPAAGVDEDPVTGSAHCTLGPYWMTLLAKNPVTGLQVSGRGGVVKVRIHGDRVDLIGSAVTAGQRDIEPKAV